A stretch of Usitatibacter palustris DNA encodes these proteins:
- a CDS encoding DUF4845 domain-containing protein, producing MHKQRGITLTGAILGMIVLAFFGLFAAKLTPAYIDFFAVKKMLNAMEAQGDTKGTVRDIRVSFDRRNSIEGVQAVRGEDLEITKEGGEAVITANWSVRISMIYNLNACLDFTATTAK from the coding sequence ATGCATAAGCAGCGCGGCATCACACTGACGGGCGCGATCCTTGGGATGATCGTGCTCGCCTTCTTTGGCCTCTTCGCGGCCAAGCTCACGCCGGCCTACATCGACTTCTTCGCCGTGAAGAAGATGCTCAACGCGATGGAAGCGCAGGGCGACACCAAGGGCACCGTGCGCGACATCCGCGTTTCCTTCGACCGACGCAACTCGATCGAAGGCGTGCAGGCGGTGCGGGGCGAGGACCTCGAGATCACGAAGGAAGGCGGCGAAGCCGTGATCACCGCCAATTGGAGCGTTCGCATTTCGATGATCTACAACCTGAACGCGTGCCTCGACTTCACGGCGACCACCGCGAAGTAA
- the rnc gene encoding ribonuclease III gives MPRLHGDHREVSPEPPEVAALERALGHRFGDAALAIRALTHRSFGSPNNERLEFLGDSLLNCAVATLLYERYPQLPEGDLSRLRAQLVNQGSLFEAAQRLGLGDCLRLGEGELKSGGFRRPSILADALEALLGAIFLDAGFEAVRAAVARLMEPALAAADQKPVHKDPKTALQEHLQGRKLPLPRYTVQVIEGEAHDQAFTVECRVDDLSLAGTGKGPSRRAAEQAAAAEVLTLIEQQVQEKREAKSTGKKK, from the coding sequence GTGCCTCGACTTCACGGCGACCACCGCGAAGTAAGCCCCGAGCCGCCGGAGGTCGCCGCACTCGAGCGAGCGCTCGGCCACCGGTTCGGCGATGCGGCGCTCGCCATCCGGGCGCTGACCCACCGCAGCTTCGGTTCGCCCAACAACGAGCGTCTCGAGTTCCTGGGCGACAGCCTGCTCAACTGCGCGGTCGCAACCCTTCTCTACGAACGTTATCCCCAGTTGCCCGAGGGCGATCTCTCGCGGCTGCGCGCGCAGCTCGTGAACCAGGGCTCGCTCTTCGAAGCGGCGCAGCGCCTGGGCCTGGGCGATTGCCTGCGACTGGGCGAGGGCGAGCTGAAGAGCGGCGGGTTTCGCCGTCCGTCCATCCTCGCCGACGCGCTCGAGGCGCTTCTTGGCGCGATCTTCCTCGATGCGGGCTTCGAAGCGGTGCGCGCCGCGGTTGCCCGCCTCATGGAACCGGCGCTCGCCGCCGCCGACCAGAAGCCCGTGCACAAGGATCCCAAGACCGCATTGCAGGAGCACCTGCAGGGGCGCAAGCTTCCCCTGCCGCGCTACACGGTGCAGGTGATCGAAGGCGAGGCCCACGACCAGGCTTTCACGGTCGAATGCCGCGTCGATGACCTTTCGCTCGCGGGCACCGGCAAGGGTCCGAGCCGACGCGCCGCCGAGCAGGCCGCGGCCGCCGAGGTCCTCACGTTGATCGAGCAGCAGGTGCAGGAAAAGCGCGAAGCAAAATCCACAGGAAAGAAGAAATGA